The following proteins come from a genomic window of Lycium ferocissimum isolate CSIRO_LF1 chromosome 4, AGI_CSIRO_Lferr_CH_V1, whole genome shotgun sequence:
- the LOC132054788 gene encoding glucan endo-1,3-beta-glucosidase 4-like yields MEKQNLFLCFLVFLSFTSFCQGDIGAKLYCVANEWASDDTLLEYLDHLPYKYVKDLEPGKPCYLPFTARSHASYALNLVYRKTDKCPRHLGVKTLVNPSYGKCKYP; encoded by the exons ATGGAAaagcaaaatttatttttgtgctTCCTTGTATTTTTATCCTTCACAAGTTTTTGTCAG GGAGATATTGGAGCTAAGTTGTACTGTGTGGCAAATGAATGGGCGAGTGATGATACACTTTTGGAATATTTGGATCACTTACCTTACAAATATGTTAAGGACTTAGAACCTGGAAAACCTTGTTACTTGCCTTTTACCGCTCGTAGCCATGCTTCCTATGCTCTTAACCTTGTTTATAGGAAAACTGACAAGTGTCCTCGTCATTTGGGTGTTAAGACATTAGTTAATCCTT CTTATGGAAAATGCAAATATCCATAA